From Cellulosimicrobium sp. ES-005, one genomic window encodes:
- a CDS encoding pseudouridine synthase, with protein sequence MGVVPLPVRDGLNPTRLVLPHDAESVARYTRTLDYVRHRFPDDAARLAEKVAAGEVVDGRGRPVDATTPYEPRGFVFLYRDPPVEPEVPFEVRVLHRDRDLLVVDKPHFLATIPRGAYVARSVLVRLRRDLDLPDLSPAHRLDRVTAGVLLLTLRPQVRGAYQELFARREVRKTYEAVAPWDPALALPATVRSRIVKHRGVMRAEEVDGEPNAESRVDVIETDPARGLARYRLEPHSGKTHQLRLHMARLGVPIVHDNFYPEPYDVAPDDYARPLQLVSRSLAFADPLTGQPRRFETDRTLGAW encoded by the coding sequence GTGGGCGTGGTCCCCCTCCCCGTGCGCGACGGCCTCAACCCCACGCGCCTCGTGCTGCCGCACGACGCCGAGAGCGTCGCGCGGTACACGCGCACGCTCGACTACGTGCGCCACCGGTTCCCGGACGACGCCGCACGCCTGGCCGAGAAGGTCGCGGCGGGCGAGGTCGTCGACGGGCGCGGACGGCCGGTCGACGCGACCACCCCGTACGAGCCGCGCGGCTTCGTGTTCCTCTACCGCGACCCGCCGGTCGAGCCCGAGGTGCCGTTCGAGGTCCGCGTGCTGCACCGCGACCGGGACCTGCTGGTCGTCGACAAGCCGCACTTCCTCGCGACGATCCCGCGCGGTGCGTACGTGGCGCGGTCGGTGCTCGTGCGGTTGCGCCGCGACCTCGACCTGCCCGACCTCAGCCCCGCGCACCGGCTCGACCGCGTCACCGCGGGCGTCCTGCTGCTCACGCTGCGACCGCAGGTGCGCGGCGCGTACCAGGAGCTCTTCGCGCGGCGCGAGGTGCGCAAGACCTACGAGGCGGTCGCGCCCTGGGACCCGGCGCTGGCCCTGCCCGCGACCGTGCGCAGCCGCATCGTCAAGCACCGCGGCGTCATGCGCGCGGAGGAGGTGGACGGCGAGCCCAACGCCGAGAGCCGCGTCGACGTGATCGAGACCGACCCGGCCCGCGGCCTCGCGCGCTACCGGCTCGAGCCCCACAGCGGCAAGACGCACCAGCTCCGGCTGCACATGGCCCGGCTCGGGGTGCCGATCGTGCACGACAACTTCTACCCCGAGCCGTACGACGTCGCGCCGGACGACTACGCGCGCCCGCTCCAGCTCGTCTCGCGCTCGCTCGCCTTCGCCGACCCGCTGACCGGGCAGCCGCGGCGCTTCGAGACGGACCGGACGCTCGGCGCCTGGTGA
- the alr gene encoding alanine racemase — translation MAAVRDNVRALAGHAPSAQVMAVVKADAYGHGLVASALGALAGGATWLGTAQPSEALALRAAGIGVDRARVLTWLYPPGAPLRALVEADVDVSLAARWAVDEVVAAARAAGRTARVHLAVDTGLGRNGIMPADLPDVLAAVARAQAEGAVHVVGLWSHLAFADEPGHPSVVAQADVLDEAVRLAERAGVAPELRHLANSAATLTAPRTHYDLVRPGLAVWGMTPVPQLGPPSRYGLRPAMTLEARLATVKRVPGGHGVSYSHHYTTPRDTTLGVVPLGYGDGIPRHASGGGPTAAPGGPVLVGARPGADGGRVVRVAGRVCMDQLVLDLGPAATERAGDVVTLFGAGDGVEHDGVPTAEDWARAAGTISYEITTRLGARVPREHVGTDVLDDGARALLADDPSQDETTERTVRA, via the coding sequence CTGGCCGCGGTCCGCGACAACGTCCGCGCCCTCGCCGGGCACGCGCCGTCGGCCCAGGTGATGGCCGTCGTGAAGGCCGACGCCTACGGGCACGGCCTGGTGGCGAGCGCGCTCGGGGCGCTCGCGGGCGGTGCGACGTGGCTCGGGACCGCGCAGCCGAGCGAGGCGCTCGCGCTGCGTGCGGCGGGGATCGGGGTGGACCGCGCGCGCGTCCTCACGTGGCTCTACCCGCCGGGCGCGCCGCTGCGCGCGCTCGTGGAGGCGGACGTCGACGTGTCGCTCGCCGCGCGCTGGGCCGTCGACGAGGTGGTCGCCGCCGCCCGTGCCGCCGGCCGGACCGCGCGCGTGCACCTCGCGGTCGACACGGGCCTCGGCCGCAACGGGATCATGCCCGCGGACCTGCCCGACGTGCTCGCCGCCGTCGCGCGCGCCCAGGCCGAGGGCGCGGTCCACGTCGTCGGGCTGTGGTCCCACCTCGCGTTCGCGGACGAGCCCGGGCACCCGAGCGTCGTGGCACAGGCCGACGTGCTCGACGAGGCCGTCCGGCTCGCGGAGCGCGCGGGCGTCGCGCCCGAGCTGCGCCACCTCGCGAACTCCGCCGCGACGCTCACCGCGCCGCGCACCCACTACGACCTGGTCCGTCCGGGGCTCGCGGTGTGGGGGATGACGCCGGTGCCGCAGCTCGGCCCGCCGTCGCGGTACGGGCTCCGGCCCGCGATGACGCTCGAGGCGCGTCTCGCGACGGTCAAGCGCGTGCCGGGCGGCCACGGCGTCTCCTACTCGCACCACTACACGACCCCGCGGGACACGACGCTCGGGGTCGTCCCGCTCGGCTACGGCGACGGGATCCCGCGGCACGCGTCGGGTGGCGGCCCCACGGCCGCGCCGGGTGGCCCGGTGCTCGTCGGCGCACGCCCCGGGGCGGACGGCGGGCGCGTCGTGCGCGTCGCGGGGCGCGTGTGCATGGACCAGCTCGTGCTCGACCTCGGCCCTGCCGCGACCGAGCGCGCGGGCGACGTCGTCACGCTGTTCGGCGCGGGCGACGGCGTCGAGCACGACGGCGTCCCCACCGCCGAGGACTGGGCGCGGGCCGCCGGGACCATCAGCTACGAGATCACGACGCGCCTCGGCGCGCGCGTGCCGCGCGAGCACGTGGGGACCGACGTGCTCGACGACGGCGCGCGGGCGCTGCTGGCCGACGACCCCAGCCAGGACGAGACCACGGAAAGGACGGTCCGCGCATGA
- the rimI gene encoding ribosomal protein S18-alanine N-acetyltransferase, whose amino-acid sequence MSARRYEIRLRPLRAADLDRVVELERELFGRGAWTYGMLADELAGLGRWYVAAEPVRLYAAGPQPVVGYAGLWFDGDVTQVMTLGVDPAFQHQGVGSTLLEALIARSRDLGASAVLLEVRVDNDPALALYAKYGFEQLGIRKRYYQPEDVDAYTMRLELGATTTPDGPDAPDYGTASETGAVA is encoded by the coding sequence ATGAGCGCGCGCCGCTACGAGATCCGCCTGCGCCCGCTCCGGGCGGCCGACCTCGACCGCGTCGTCGAGCTCGAGCGCGAGCTGTTCGGGCGCGGCGCCTGGACGTACGGGATGCTCGCCGACGAGCTCGCGGGCCTCGGACGCTGGTACGTCGCCGCCGAGCCCGTGCGGCTCTACGCCGCCGGCCCGCAGCCCGTGGTCGGGTACGCGGGCCTGTGGTTCGACGGCGACGTCACGCAGGTCATGACCCTCGGCGTCGACCCCGCGTTCCAGCACCAGGGCGTCGGCTCGACGCTCCTGGAGGCGCTGATCGCCCGCTCGCGCGACCTGGGCGCGAGCGCGGTGCTGCTCGAGGTGCGGGTCGACAACGACCCGGCGCTCGCGCTCTACGCGAAGTACGGGTTCGAGCAGCTCGGCATCCGCAAGCGCTACTACCAGCCCGAGGACGTCGACGCCTACACGATGCGGCTCGAGCTCGGCGCGACCACGACTCCCGACGGGCCGGACGCGCCGGACTACGGGACGGCGTCCGAGACGGGCGCCGTCGCGTGA
- the tsaB gene encoding tRNA (adenosine(37)-N6)-threonylcarbamoyltransferase complex dimerization subunit type 1 TsaB has product MAVLALDTSASVTVAVVSDDGARLARRDAPERRRHAEALAPLVEEALAEAGVDRRDLTAVAVGTGPAPFTGLRVGLVTARALGFALGIPVLGVPSLDAIAAQAVSDLGLEPDDELLVATDARRREVYWARYRVVAHEGPHAVPVLETVAGPDVGPAAAVAEHAAGAVVVGEGGELYPDALDAAEDAPQVPDAAVLARLAIARRAAGAGQPTEPLYLRRPDVHEAAARKRVSDTVPAPAPEATR; this is encoded by the coding sequence GTGGCTGTTCTCGCGCTCGACACCTCCGCCTCCGTCACCGTCGCCGTCGTCTCCGACGACGGCGCCCGTCTCGCCCGCCGCGACGCCCCGGAGCGCCGCCGGCACGCCGAGGCGCTCGCCCCGCTCGTCGAGGAGGCGCTCGCCGAGGCCGGGGTCGACCGCCGCGACCTCACGGCCGTCGCCGTCGGCACGGGCCCCGCGCCGTTCACGGGCCTGCGGGTCGGGCTCGTCACCGCCCGGGCGCTGGGCTTCGCGCTCGGCATCCCCGTGCTCGGCGTCCCGAGCCTCGACGCGATCGCCGCCCAGGCGGTGAGCGACCTCGGCCTCGAGCCCGACGACGAGCTGCTCGTCGCGACCGACGCGCGCCGCCGCGAGGTGTACTGGGCGCGGTACCGCGTCGTCGCGCACGAGGGCCCGCACGCCGTGCCGGTCCTGGAGACCGTCGCCGGGCCCGACGTCGGGCCGGCGGCCGCGGTCGCCGAGCACGCCGCGGGCGCCGTCGTCGTGGGGGAGGGCGGCGAGCTCTACCCGGACGCGCTCGACGCCGCCGAGGACGCGCCGCAGGTCCCCGACGCCGCCGTGCTCGCCCGGCTCGCGATCGCGCGCCGGGCCGCGGGGGCCGGACAGCCGACGGAGCCGCTGTACCTGCGCCGCCCGGACGTCCACGAGGCCGCCGCACGCAAGCGCGTGAGCGACACCGTGCCCGCCCCGGCGCCCGAGGCGACCCGATGA
- a CDS encoding sulfurtransferase: MAAALAGGRPPVVLDVRWALGVTDGREQHRAGHVPGAVYVDLETELAAPPSAAAGRHPLPDPADLQAAARRWGVRADRPVVVYDAVGGTSAARAWWLLRWAGHEDVRILDGGLAAWRAAGHALDAGEVRPEPGDVVVTPGGMPVLDADGAAGLATSGVLLDARAGERYRGEVEPVDPRAGHVPGAVSAPTTDNLAADGTFLDPVALRARFAALGVVDPGREPGAARPTVGVYCGSGVTAAHEVAALATLGVDAALYAGSWSQWSNDPARPAAP, translated from the coding sequence CTGGCGGCGGCGCTCGCGGGCGGACGCCCGCCCGTCGTGCTCGACGTGCGGTGGGCGCTCGGCGTCACCGACGGGCGCGAGCAGCACCGCGCAGGGCACGTCCCGGGCGCGGTCTACGTCGACCTCGAGACCGAGCTCGCCGCGCCGCCCTCGGCCGCGGCGGGCCGGCACCCGCTGCCCGACCCCGCCGACCTCCAGGCCGCGGCGCGGCGCTGGGGCGTGCGCGCGGACCGGCCGGTCGTCGTCTACGACGCCGTGGGCGGCACGTCCGCCGCGCGCGCCTGGTGGCTGCTGCGCTGGGCCGGGCACGAGGACGTCCGCATCCTCGACGGCGGGCTCGCGGCGTGGCGGGCCGCCGGGCACGCGCTCGACGCGGGCGAGGTGCGGCCCGAGCCGGGGGACGTCGTCGTCACGCCGGGCGGGATGCCCGTGCTCGACGCCGACGGCGCGGCCGGCCTCGCGACGTCGGGCGTCCTGCTCGACGCGCGCGCGGGCGAGCGCTACCGCGGCGAGGTGGAGCCGGTCGACCCGCGCGCGGGACACGTCCCCGGCGCGGTGAGCGCGCCGACGACCGACAACCTCGCCGCGGACGGGACGTTCCTGGACCCCGTCGCGCTGCGCGCGCGGTTCGCGGCCCTGGGGGTCGTGGACCCGGGACGGGAACCGGGCGCGGCGCGGCCCACCGTGGGCGTGTACTGCGGCTCCGGCGTGACCGCGGCGCACGAGGTCGCCGCGCTCGCGACCCTCGGCGTCGACGCGGCGCTGTACGCGGGCTCGTGGTCGCAGTGGTCGAACGACCCCGCGCGGCCCGCCGCGCCCTGA
- the tsaE gene encoding tRNA (adenosine(37)-N6)-threonylcarbamoyltransferase complex ATPase subunit type 1 TsaE produces MSDDPTPSTPAAPPADAAAETATGTSSQAARDVVVLPDAEATRAFGRALAGVLRAGDLVILTGDLGAGKTTLTQGIGAGLGVRGQVASPTFIVAREHPSLVGGPALVHVDAYRLGSLDEVDALDLDSSLEESVTVVEWGSGLVEALAGDRLEIVLERPRGDATGGTSDDEDAPEAGARRVTVRGVGPRWADLDVAALSR; encoded by the coding sequence ATGAGCGACGACCCGACCCCCTCGACGCCCGCCGCGCCTCCCGCGGACGCGGCGGCGGAGACCGCGACGGGCACGTCGTCGCAGGCGGCGCGCGACGTCGTCGTCCTGCCCGACGCCGAGGCGACGCGCGCGTTCGGCCGCGCCCTCGCCGGCGTGCTCCGCGCGGGCGACCTCGTGATCCTCACCGGCGACCTCGGTGCGGGGAAGACGACGCTCACGCAGGGCATCGGCGCCGGGCTCGGCGTGCGCGGGCAGGTCGCGTCGCCGACGTTCATCGTCGCGCGCGAGCACCCGTCGCTCGTGGGCGGCCCGGCGCTCGTGCACGTGGACGCGTACCGCCTCGGCTCGCTCGACGAGGTCGACGCGCTCGACCTCGACTCGAGCCTGGAGGAGTCGGTGACCGTCGTCGAGTGGGGCAGCGGGCTCGTCGAGGCGCTCGCGGGCGACCGGCTCGAGATCGTGCTCGAGCGCCCGCGCGGCGACGCGACCGGCGGCACGTCCGACGACGAGGACGCGCCCGAGGCGGGCGCGCGCCGGGTGACGGTGCGCGGCGTCGGTCCGCGCTGGGCGGACCTCGACGTCGCGGCACTGTCCCGCTAG
- the tsaD gene encoding tRNA (adenosine(37)-N6)-threonylcarbamoyltransferase complex transferase subunit TsaD, producing the protein MSAGEPLVLGIETSCDETGVALVRGRELLVDTVASSMDEHARYGGIIPEVASRAHLEAMIPTIERTLGTADVDLSEVDAIAVTAGPGLVGPLTIGASAAKALALALGKPLYGVNHVIGHAAVDELVHGAFPERVMALVVSGGHSSLLLVDDVATSVTELGSTLDDAAGEAFDKVGRLLGLPYPGGPHIDRLAREGDPTAIRFPRGLTARKDQEKHADDFSFSGLKTAVARWVEARQDAGEEIPVHDVAASFAESVADVLTAKTIAACERHGVSTLVVGGGFSANSQLRDMAAKRCAEAGIELRIPPIRYCTDNGAMIAALGSAVVRAGVAPSSLDIGVDSSMPLTVTHV; encoded by the coding sequence GTGAGCGCCGGCGAGCCCCTGGTGCTCGGCATCGAGACGTCCTGCGACGAGACCGGCGTCGCGCTGGTCCGGGGTCGCGAGCTGCTCGTCGACACGGTGGCGAGCTCGATGGACGAGCACGCGCGCTACGGCGGCATCATCCCCGAGGTCGCGTCGCGCGCCCACCTCGAGGCGATGATCCCGACGATCGAGCGCACGCTCGGCACGGCGGACGTCGACCTGTCCGAGGTCGACGCGATCGCGGTCACGGCCGGGCCGGGGCTGGTCGGGCCCCTGACGATCGGCGCGTCGGCCGCCAAGGCGCTCGCGCTCGCGCTCGGCAAGCCGCTCTACGGCGTCAACCACGTCATCGGCCACGCCGCCGTGGACGAGCTCGTGCACGGCGCCTTCCCGGAGCGCGTCATGGCGCTCGTCGTGTCCGGCGGGCACAGCTCGCTCCTCCTGGTCGACGACGTCGCGACGTCCGTCACCGAGCTCGGCTCGACGCTCGACGACGCGGCCGGCGAGGCGTTCGACAAGGTCGGGCGCCTGCTCGGCCTCCCGTACCCGGGCGGGCCGCACATCGACCGCCTCGCGCGCGAGGGCGACCCGACGGCGATCCGCTTCCCGCGCGGCCTCACGGCGCGCAAGGACCAGGAGAAGCACGCGGACGACTTCTCGTTCTCCGGCCTCAAGACGGCCGTCGCGCGGTGGGTCGAGGCGCGCCAGGACGCGGGGGAGGAGATCCCCGTGCACGACGTCGCGGCCTCCTTCGCGGAGTCCGTCGCCGACGTGCTCACCGCCAAGACCATCGCGGCGTGCGAGCGGCACGGGGTGTCGACGCTCGTCGTCGGCGGCGGGTTCAGCGCGAACTCGCAGCTGCGCGACATGGCCGCGAAGCGCTGCGCGGAGGCCGGGATCGAGCTGCGCATCCCGCCGATCCGCTACTGCACCGACAACGGGGCGATGATCGCCGCGCTGGGGTCCGCCGTCGTGCGGGCGGGCGTGGCGCCGTCGAGCCTCGACATCGGCGTCGACTCGTCGATGCCGCTGACCGTGACTCACGTGTGA
- a CDS encoding malonic semialdehyde reductase: MSTDTLIESPAAPNELADQLAIDAQAADRLFRDAHTTHAFSDEPVTDAQIQAAWDLVRWAPTAMNTLPLRLLVVRTPEAKQRLGAHMADFNRDKTLAAPVTVIAAADPSFHQHLGTLAPFREGMTEQLDPQTELREGMARTNALIQIGYLIVGLRAAGLSVGPMTGFDAAGIDAEFFGESGWRTLVAINVGYPAEEGAHFPRQARLDFHQVAEIL, from the coding sequence ATGAGCACCGACACCCTCATCGAGTCCCCTGCCGCGCCGAACGAGCTCGCCGACCAGCTCGCGATCGACGCGCAGGCCGCGGACCGCCTGTTCCGCGACGCGCACACGACCCACGCCTTCTCGGACGAGCCCGTCACCGACGCGCAGATCCAGGCGGCCTGGGACCTCGTCCGCTGGGCACCCACCGCGATGAACACGCTCCCGCTGCGCCTGCTCGTCGTGCGCACGCCCGAGGCGAAGCAGCGCCTCGGCGCGCACATGGCGGACTTCAACCGCGACAAGACGCTCGCCGCGCCCGTGACCGTCATCGCCGCCGCCGACCCGTCGTTCCACCAGCACCTCGGCACGCTCGCGCCGTTCCGCGAGGGCATGACCGAGCAGCTCGACCCGCAGACCGAGCTGCGCGAGGGCATGGCCCGCACCAACGCGCTCATCCAGATCGGCTACCTCATCGTCGGGCTGCGCGCCGCCGGCCTGTCCGTCGGGCCGATGACCGGCTTCGACGCCGCGGGGATCGACGCCGAGTTCTTCGGCGAGTCCGGCTGGCGCACGCTCGTCGCGATCAACGTGGGCTACCCCGCCGAGGAGGGCGCGCACTTCCCGCGCCAGGCCCGGCTCGACTTCCACCAGGTCGCCGAGATCCTCTGA
- a CDS encoding NAD(P)H-hydrate dehydratase: MIEAWSAADVRAAEEPLLAAGVPLMERASFALATIVARDVARRRSVALPDGGRRDGRVTGARAVLLVGSGNNGGDTLHAGAYLARRGVEVLAVLTGEHAHAGGLAALRDAGGSVEVLVGSPDDPTRAGRPHDHLDPHVADRVAAQVRRADVVLDGLVGIGARGPLRGVAADLVRRLAALLDGGAPADDALGGDGASDEGGGRRVGPRGRPWVVAVDAPSGVGVDDGTVRGPVLRADRTVTFGAAKPGLLLPPATHLAGHGAVVDIGLRLGAPAPDGGTAAPVVRRLEPADVAALWSVPGATDHKYTRGVVGVVAGTPTFPGAAVLVASAAVRTGPGMVRFRGPDDVTRAVLAARPEVVPAAGRVQSWVLGPGVPPAPGPGGDPVDDGGQHERVRDALAAATGELAAEDEGERVPVVVDAGALSLLPDRCPPSVVLTPHAGELATLLRSRGDDVTRADVEAEPLRWARRAHTATGATVLLKGSATVVVGPEGAWSQADAPAWLATAGAGDVLAGILGTVLAAHAPRILREPGLAAELAAAAAVVHGLAAERANPGGPVAALDVADAVPAVVAGLLAAR, translated from the coding sequence ATGATCGAAGCCTGGTCCGCCGCCGACGTGCGCGCCGCCGAGGAGCCGCTGCTCGCCGCGGGCGTCCCGCTCATGGAGCGCGCCTCGTTCGCGCTCGCGACGATCGTCGCGCGCGACGTCGCACGACGGCGGTCGGTCGCCCTGCCGGACGGCGGCCGTCGGGACGGGCGCGTCACCGGCGCCCGGGCGGTCCTGCTCGTGGGGTCGGGCAACAACGGCGGGGACACCCTCCACGCGGGTGCGTACCTCGCGCGCCGGGGCGTCGAGGTGCTCGCGGTCCTCACCGGCGAGCATGCGCACGCGGGCGGGCTCGCGGCGCTCCGGGACGCGGGCGGGTCCGTCGAGGTGCTCGTCGGCAGCCCCGACGACCCGACGCGCGCGGGCCGGCCGCACGACCACCTGGACCCGCACGTCGCCGACCGGGTCGCCGCGCAGGTCCGGCGGGCCGACGTCGTGCTGGACGGCCTCGTCGGCATCGGCGCCCGGGGGCCGTTGCGCGGCGTCGCGGCGGACCTCGTGCGGCGTCTCGCCGCGCTGCTCGACGGCGGAGCGCCCGCCGACGACGCGCTCGGCGGCGACGGTGCGTCCGACGAGGGTGGCGGGCGTCGCGTCGGGCCCCGGGGGCGGCCCTGGGTCGTCGCGGTGGACGCGCCGAGCGGGGTCGGCGTGGACGACGGCACGGTGCGCGGGCCGGTCCTGCGCGCGGACCGCACGGTGACGTTCGGCGCGGCGAAGCCCGGCCTCCTGCTCCCCCCGGCGACGCACCTCGCCGGCCACGGCGCGGTCGTCGACATCGGGCTGCGCCTCGGCGCGCCCGCTCCGGACGGCGGCACCGCGGCGCCGGTCGTCCGCCGGCTCGAGCCCGCGGACGTCGCCGCCCTCTGGTCCGTGCCCGGCGCGACCGACCACAAGTACACGCGCGGCGTCGTCGGCGTCGTCGCGGGCACGCCGACCTTCCCGGGCGCCGCGGTGCTCGTCGCGAGCGCCGCGGTCCGCACCGGCCCGGGGATGGTCCGCTTCCGCGGGCCCGACGACGTCACGCGCGCGGTGCTCGCCGCCCGACCCGAGGTGGTGCCCGCAGCGGGGCGCGTGCAGTCCTGGGTGCTCGGGCCCGGCGTGCCGCCCGCGCCCGGGCCGGGTGGCGACCCCGTGGACGACGGCGGCCAGCACGAGCGGGTCCGGGACGCGCTCGCGGCCGCGACCGGTGAGCTCGCCGCCGAGGACGAGGGGGAGCGGGTGCCCGTGGTCGTCGACGCCGGGGCGCTGTCCCTGCTGCCCGACCGCTGCCCGCCGTCGGTCGTGCTCACCCCGCACGCGGGGGAGCTCGCGACGCTGCTGCGGTCGCGCGGTGACGACGTGACGCGCGCCGACGTCGAGGCCGAGCCGCTGCGGTGGGCACGGCGCGCGCACACGGCCACCGGTGCGACGGTGCTGCTCAAGGGGTCGGCGACCGTCGTCGTCGGGCCGGAGGGCGCGTGGTCCCAGGCGGACGCGCCCGCGTGGCTCGCGACCGCCGGCGCGGGGGACGTGCTCGCCGGGATCCTCGGCACCGTGCTCGCGGCGCACGCCCCACGGATCCTCCGGGAGCCGGGGCTGGCCGCGGAGCTCGCGGCCGCGGCCGCCGTCGTGCACGGTCTCGCGGCGGAGCGGGCGAACCCGGGCGGCCCGGTCGCGGCGCTCGACGTCGCCGACGCGGTGCCCGCCGTCGTCGCGGGGCTGCTCGCCGCACGCTGA